aaaatgttaatgcAATCACAcaatgtgagtgtgaatgtgaatcCATGAGCGAGTATTTGATGTTTATTATTTCGCGTCTATGTGATTTTGCTTTCAAGAAGAACTTTGGCAGCTGACTACCGCGATAAGATAAAGACTTTGCCAACGACACCGACAACCAAGAGTCAAAGACAAAGCACAACAATATATTCCACTTGCTAGAGGTTTTTGGATCTACTCTCCTTCTCATGTTCGATGTAATAACAAAGGGCAGACGAACATCATGGTTTTTAGACCGGAACTAATGAAGGCGACGCGATGTAAGGGCGAAAATGGTGTGAAACCAAGTGCAAAAGTTcgtaataatttaaaagtgaGAGTGAAATAGAGgaacacaaagagagagagagaacgagagagtgagtaaataaatacttataccCACCATTTTGCAATTAGTGCTTGTTGTCAACGGTTGCTTAGATcacaataattattttattttaatactcGATGGAAGACGCCTGCAGCGTCCCTGACATTTTTCAACAGTCTCTTGCGATTATTAAAGCCACTTTTGTCACATTACAAGAACCCcgaaacaaaaagtaaaaacaaaaataaatagcgcagtcacaaacacaaacactaTCACAATAGCACGAGAGTGTGTGTAATATCTATGTATACAAGCGCATATGTATTATAGATACCCTGAATGGGGCATTTATGAGCTGCTTGTTTGcctgcacacacatacaagcacaAACACTGCACAAGAGTCGCACTAGTTTCGTTTACGCGTGGCGCAACGCAATCGAGCGATCATAACGCGATGCCGACTCTGCTTATACTGATTGTTACtaaacaagagagagagagcgagaccTGTTGCGGTTGCGATCCAGGCTGTTATGTTAACACTAGCAATGCGTGAGGAAGACAGCCATTCTGTTAACTTTGCCACTAACTGCGGCCAGTTTGTTGTATGGGGGTGGATTTAACATTTGTAAGTGACACACAATTAACAGACAAACAGGCAAGTaacatttaacaattttgttctctattactctctctctctctctctctctgttaaTGGCTGGAAGTGTAACAGCGATCGCATTGAGTTTGGTTAGCAAGCAGTTCATTGCCTAGGAGAGCactattacgtatacgtcataACATGCAAAGGCCTAAAAGCAAGCATTGTATATAAGCAACAGTTCATCCACACCAATTTAAGCACATTTAATTAACGATACATACACACTAATATAATTCAGGGcgtgttgtgtgtgtaaacaAAAGGCATTTGTACGCTAAAAGAAATTGATGAAAATTAAAGTTACTCTGCTCTAGAGCTGCAAGACTTGGATATGTGCACCTTGtacatacaaataattatGGCATGTTTTTCGTTGGGGCCTTATAATAATCGCATGATTCGCTTCTggtcaaataaaaatacttttcgcTTGCCatcagaaaaataaattttgccaAGAGTGTTTGAAAAACGAGAGGAGAAACGAGACAAATCGAAATTGAGATACAATATTACAATCTGTTTAAATGCTCTCTCTGTTCATACAAATTTTAACATTGCATGCATCTATAGTAATAGTAAGCTGtcgttttaaatatatcaaagacTCTATAAACACCTCTCTTTCATTTCAATAATGGTCAAGCattaaaaagaagaagatgaaaacaaacaacattgaaacaaagcaaaactaGTTTGTGGCGCCTGAAGCTGAGTTACAATAGACTGGTTTTTAGTCTATGTGAGTAAATCGTGAGTTTCAGTCATCGCGAGAATGAGAGACAAACAGAGATTGAGAGGATTTTCTGACGTTCAGGGTCTGTGGTTGAATGAACGGCGAGAGCTTTTCAGCAAACACACGTAGTGACAACGATCAATAATGTAAACCTAAATATGGATATTGTTACCAAAAAGTCCTAGGTTTCTTTTTTGCTCAACGCCTTTTCTTTTCTGCTATTGACATTACAAATACGTGTTATTGAGATTAACACTGCTCTATAAAATTATACTTCACGACTATCataaaaaaacgaacaaaacaattataaattatttaagtgTTTTAAACTTTGAAGCAGCCGCACGCAACTTTCCAAGCTCAAGTTAACGCCCACTTAAATGTGACAAGTGGCATTTAAAGAGGCGGAACTGTGGTTAAGCTTATTGTGTAAGTATTCAAATTGTTCTTGGGTAATCAATGATATTAAAGACACGGAAGGAAGATAGACTAAGAATAATTACTAAAGAACCGGATAAACTGctttcaataaattcatttaatgctCACTCAATGTTAGCTTTTTTTCATTACTTGAACACTTAAaacgaatttaaaataataatagaatatttaaaacgAAATGTGCTTCGCTTTCAACGCATCATAATAAATACCTCAACACAATTTTATACTAAGAcgattaataattattgaattcccaaaaacaaaaacaaaagtaattgCGATATATTGTATGCAAATATGCACACACGACGAGTCAATTAATTGATGTTTAGCTGCTATTAGCGTTCATTAAAAGAATAATTCAGGTGCAAACTGAAAGGTGTTTACCTGACGCAACACACGAAACTCGTAAATTCTGAAGACAGATGGGAAACAGGCGAAAATTCACTGACTGCTAATTTATGCTATTATCACATGTTGCACGTTTCACAGGGTAAAAATTATACTGAATTTCAGTTGATATTTTAGCAGTGAATATACTAAGGATAATTAGTCATCGATGTAATGGCAAATCAATATGACAGTTAAACCGTAAGTCGTgtgaatgaaaatatataagtggcaaatatattatattatcaactCTGTTCCGAACTTTCTAATAACACTCGTAATAGGGCTTATAGTATATCAATTGTGACTCATGCGTGACGAAAGATAACAAATTATTACTATTGCAATGActgtaaataataatgtgcTTTTAGCATTCAAATACTACgtaacaaaacaagaaaaataaaagactgTGATTTCTTTTAATTGTATGACTTTGTACAGCCttcataaagaaaaaaaccttTAGGAATAAAAGATATTTGTGTGTTCCGAGAAAAACTCACGATCACAAaccatttttataaattgagtATTGCTTTTCTGGTTGACCTCtttaatcaatataaataaaaattatttgtcaATAACCTCGTTGTGAATAACCTGAAATTACGCAAGTCCAATTTTATGTACAATCATAGATACTAACTATACAAACATACGATTTAGTTGCTACTGATTGCGCAGTGCGATATGAGAAAGCTTTAATCATCGCATGTTTTGTTCCACATACAATTCGACACATGCAATGAACaaactatagtaaatatactCATGCGagatttaataatactaaatatataccatatatactcACATTACATTGATTGGGTGTTCGTTTGTGTTCGTTGACAGCGACGATACTCATTGCGAAAAGGACGAGACGCGGGGACTTAATGCAACTATGAATATTTCTGAGTGACAAAGTTATCTGAGAGAAAGCTGTAAAAGAATTACATTAGCTATACTTTTGTACATTTAAATTGGAACCAATGgctgaataaaatcaaaacaaaaacaaaaattttaaaatatacccaattaatataccgcacaatactaaaaaaaatcttaCTTGTTGGATTACAGAATGAATAAATGTGGTTATGCGATATAAGAAATTGCAGTCTCatcaaacaataataaaataaataagaaagttacagtcgagtgtgctcgactatgagatacctgctacccatttttaataaaggcaaaatattgcggtattattttcaaaatataccgaaaatactaaaaatgcatcaaatggtatgtttggtatatcgatatagtacaccattcaaaatataccatagactgcaCAATggaccagattgtcggccaaagcaactaagagccctagtaagtaggcgttttagCCCATAcagaagtatttctttaataacttccacaacaCAGTTTTtgggaatcataaatactattcttattattgtatgtaccaaaaatcgctctagatttaaaattacgtttgttattcaGTTTTTctcgatttgcggggcggaagtgggcgtgcaaaaatttgaaacaaactttatctgcctgcaaacaaaacaaattatagctctgtttcttatagtctctgagatcttggTTTTCATAtagacatggctagatcgtctctcCTGCTTTATAGGGTCGGCGATGCCTCTTTATGTctatataaaaaagttataatacccttcaaccATATGGGTAGCGGTATTAAACAGTACGCATCAAAATTAGGGACATTattaacacacaaaatttatttatatatactctCGTGggtgaataaaaataaagagctTTCATTAATAGAAAATGTAGTAAAATAACCCGATTCCAATCGCATTTcgtatgcattttattttcaactctCATGGCCGAGAGTTTTCATTATAATCTGTAAGTGCTCACAGTTTTTGCatgataatttttttaatatcaaaactacgcatttatttatttagtcgatataaaagtatttacatatatcAGTTGTAATTCGGTTTAAGTCTGCAAAAACTAACTgacgtatttttatttataggttaatagtagaaattaagaaataattgtattagttgctttggttcacaatctgaaatattttatacaatttggtataaaCGTAATAATATAGCGATATAATACaccatattttagtattaatttggtaaattttaagaataacaccacaatgttttcttttattgaaaatgggtggCAGGTATCTtagagtcgagcacactcgactgcagctttcttatttattttattattattttatgatacTGGAATTTTCATATCGCATAACGACATTTATTCATTCTGTAATCGATTTTTTCCCATCTTTTCTAATGATATACTTTTATATcattgaaatacttttttttattaattacatatATCATTAACCTTCACTATTTAAAACAGCTTTAATGATGGTAATTCTTCCTCATATACATTCAGATGTATGtgcacaaatacatacatacataacatacagagatgttaaaaaatttaatttatttagttggtCTCTGAGGACTTTTTGCTGGAATTTCCCATATCGCATAACCGCAATTAAAGTTTCAGTCTTTTAAATAACAAGCAAtctaacaaaatatattccCGTATTGCCTTTATTTGTTgaattgtaattgttattcatctatataaaaataaatatacataaaaaggCACATGAACAATAGCATTTGAACTTATTGTATTGCTGTTTTTTTCAATAAGAATTTCCATATGCGTAAGTCTAACAGTGAATAAAACATCTTgagatatgtatataaacCCGGAAACGTTCAGAACGGAAATTTAGTAGtatgaattaattaataccAATCTTActtatgtctgtctgtctgtctgtaagAGTTCGTATGATTCAAATAatatgtaattgtaatttcacTCATTTTAGTAAGCCTTAGAAATCAGTTAGACCTTTTTTTCCCATAAGAAGTATCTTCAATTTGGGAGGCGCCTCAAAGGTAGCATGGTAATTTTATACAATTCAGAAGGCAGACACATATGTAAATGAAAgttacatttacatttcagCGGAACAAGAAAACTGCGAATAAATTTATTGGAAGCGCGTGCCACGCTGCGGCCAATAATATGTGAAAGACGATCGGAAAAAGAGCGAATCGATTCCGTGTtatggaaatgcaaatgaatagTTGGCATCATTTATAGCCAAATTGCGAGCTGAGTAAGCGATGATGAGCAAACGATGAACTGCACTGACCTGCCCTCAAATTGACAATTGCGAGCGTTGCATTAAATCATAAGCGTAAACAACAGAATTGTGTAAAGagcatataaatatagtacaCATTCACACATGTGAGTGCACTCAATTAAACTGATTCAATCACTTTAAAGTGAAATGCCTGGCGAAATACGTTGCGTGCGACGAGCAATTGGAAAGTGAAAATGGATGTTGAACTGCTGCCAAAGCAAAGCGACAACTAGCTGCCAAGATTCTACAGaaaagtactatataaatataagcaAATAGTAAGCCTTAAAGTActtatagaaatatatatttaatatttaattttgtaatcgTAGAATTGTCTATGATATATATTgccataaataacaaatttgcatatttcgtATCTTAAAGGTTTTTTGACACTCCAAATTTTAGTACATGCAATTAGTGCAACAACTGTGCTAAggcatttataattttgttgctgGATATACTGTTTGTCATAAACGTTTTGTTGAGTTCACACGCACCTGAAATAAACAATTCTAGGTGCAAGTAAATAGGTAAAAACAAAGCACGACAAACGACAGAGTAGAAGACAGAGTTGCGCAGCTGGAACaaaagagatagaaagagcAAGAGCTGTTATTAGTAATTTATTTGATAGGCTCACTGAATGACAACCACAATAAAAGCTTTGCAGCGCAAAAAAGCTAATTTGGATGCGAATGAAcgcacacagacatacactAACACTAATAAATCATAACAGCGTATATGCAAAAACTGAAGTACTTAACCCTTGGTTGAGCATTTATCCAAAAATTAGTTGATGAATGTGCAACCCTTTGAccttatttaatatttgtgaCTTTTTTACGACTTTTGTCATCGGAATGGATAAACTTCTCTATTTCGATATGGTTGACTTTCGCAAATATTTCAACTGCACCAACGGGTTAAATAGTATGAGTGTACAGCTCCGAGTACATTTTGAGTGCAGCTGCACCTAAACGGCGCCTTCCAGCTGAGTGCAAATATTGCAGAAAACTTAAAAGCCCCAAATGCCTATTGAATAAACATGTGTatgtacacatatacacatgaATATGACCGTATGCATGTTTATACGTGTAATGCTGACGCCAGGTAGAAAAAGAATACCCCACGGCAGTTAGGGCTTGAGTCATAGCACAGGGGCACGCGTCACTTTACGAGGCCAGCGAATATCTGATTGATAAACAGTTTTACAAGAATAATTAACTCACCTGACAatatttcccaaaaaaaaatacttgacAATTTCGTTCTTCAGGAAGAAACACAgtgcacccacacacacacacacacgggaACACGTTCATATACAaccacgcacacacaacactatAGTACCAGCGTTACAGTTTTTATTGTACTTAGATTTCTGTATTTAGGATCTTGTTAAATTCTTTGCAACGTTTTTTGGTATGGCTGTAATATtcgcattttattttggtaaACTTAATTCGttctatatttattaatatagttcgcaattttcacttttactGTATTCTTTTCGTCCAAAAATGTTCTTTCTCTCACTTccttactttttgttttgtttgtcagGGTgtgaaagcaaataaaattccTATAATATACTTTATTACGAcgacaaatatactaaatacagaAATCCCTTGCTTTAACATTTTGGCGTATTTTGGGCGcgttattttaaacaatttttgtaatccgtaattattaaaaatttgtaacaCAATGCCAGTCTTCCACCTGCAAAACGTCAAAtctgtatatatttaataataaaagatgctaaatccaaaaatatttaacatgaACATGATTGGTCTCATCGGCTTAAAGCATACAGTATTTTATGCCGTTGACTTTCATAAGAGTTTGTTGAAATGCTAAAAACACCGCTTGCTTAAATTCTCCACCAttgttcgtttttgttgtagtttaaatttgtaatttactGAAACTGAAATCTAATGTAACCAAAAAAGATCTTCGAAATTAAAACaatgttttttaaatcatttgatTGGCATATCTTTTAACATTGTACATAGTCTGTTAAAATGTATCCTaatcgatatttttttttttatcgattgtttatcttttgaaatatttacaaatatattgaaatattttaacaagtataattatttattttagattcgCCGCCATGTAATTTTATCAATAAAGAGGTAATAAATAGATGCAATATATACAAAAGATATATTTTCAagaaatttggtttttttaattatcCTACGTGAGTACATGGAGATCTTTCGCCAGTGAAAACATATAAAGAGCTGTTTTCCCGAATGGGTCCGAAGGATTCGCTAAATTGCTGCTCTGGATGACGGACTTCTGGCagtaaataatttgaaaagttgTCTCTCGAACGGACGTGTTTATGCATGAGATCTGGTCAGTTTAGAAAACTCCTTGGACAAAGGTCATAGTTGAAGGGACTTTTAAGAGAATGACCATTGGCATTACGCCTATCCAGTTTCTTTTGGCTAGCACATGTCTTTTGGCACTGTGAGCAATTGCAGCAATGAGTCGAAAGATGCTGCTCCAGAAGAGATATATCACCAAAGGTTTTTGAATGAATGCGCATATGGCTAACTAGATGACTACTCTGGGTAAAAGCCTTCTCACAAGTGCTGCACTTGTAGGATCGCTCGCCAGAATGAATGCGCACTTGCTTGTCGAGATTGCAGCTCTGGGTAAATCTCTTTGcacaaaaaatgcatttgtaaGGACTCTCGCCGGAATGAACCTGAATGTGCCGCGTGAGGCTGCCACGAGAGGTGAATACCTTGCCACAGTGTGGACACTTGTCGGGATTT
This DNA window, taken from Drosophila nasuta strain 15112-1781.00 chromosome 2L, ASM2355853v1, whole genome shotgun sequence, encodes the following:
- the LOC132784474 gene encoding zinc finger protein 93-like — encoded protein: MVHALVHSNENPDKCPHCGKVFTSRGSLTRHIQVHSGESPYKCIFCAKRFTQSCNLDKQVRIHSGERSYKCSTCEKAFTQSSHLVSHMRIHSKTFGDISLLEQHLSTHCCNCSQCQKTCASQKKLDRRNANGHSLKSPFNYDLCPRSFLN